A genome region from Nocardioides cynanchi includes the following:
- the aspS gene encoding aspartate--tRNA(Asn) ligase, translated as MKRTLAHALPEATPGSRVLLQGWVHRRRELSAVTFLVVRDRTGLAQVVVRPGGADVPSEETTISVVGTATANPQAPGGIELTEPEITLLGEPADTPAVELWRPTLNTGLPTLLDHAATTWRHPARKATWELAAASLRGFRDTLDADGFTEVHSPKLVETATESGANVFTVDYFGRPAYLAQSPQFYKQQLVGVFERVYEVGPVFRAEPHDTVRHLAEYVSLDVELGFIEDHREVIACLRDTVAGMVDGIRRHAAPAVERLDLRLPDVPDELPVLHFREALAIAGAPADEPDLNPAHERALGEWALAEHGSDFVVVEGYPTANRAFYSHPDPADPHWSRAFDLIFRGIELVSGAQRLHRYSDYVAALEQRGYPYEPYASYVEAFRRGIPPHGGFAIGLERWVGRLVEATNIREVTLFPRDLHRLAP; from the coding sequence ATGAAACGCACACTCGCCCACGCACTGCCCGAGGCGACCCCGGGCTCCCGGGTCCTGCTCCAGGGCTGGGTCCACCGTCGCCGGGAGCTCTCGGCCGTCACCTTCCTCGTGGTCCGTGACCGCACCGGCCTCGCGCAGGTCGTGGTCCGACCCGGAGGCGCCGACGTGCCGTCGGAGGAGACCACGATCTCGGTCGTGGGTACGGCGACCGCCAACCCGCAGGCGCCGGGCGGGATCGAGCTCACCGAGCCCGAGATCACCCTGCTTGGGGAGCCGGCCGACACCCCGGCGGTGGAGCTGTGGCGCCCGACCCTGAACACCGGGCTCCCCACGCTGCTCGACCACGCCGCCACGACGTGGCGGCATCCGGCGCGCAAGGCCACCTGGGAGCTCGCCGCCGCCAGCCTGCGCGGCTTCCGCGACACCCTCGACGCCGACGGCTTCACCGAGGTCCACTCCCCCAAGCTCGTGGAGACCGCGACCGAGAGCGGCGCCAACGTCTTCACCGTCGACTACTTCGGGCGGCCCGCCTATCTCGCGCAGAGCCCGCAGTTCTACAAGCAGCAGCTGGTCGGCGTCTTCGAGCGGGTCTACGAGGTCGGCCCGGTCTTCCGCGCCGAGCCGCACGACACGGTGCGCCACCTCGCGGAGTACGTCTCGCTCGACGTGGAGCTCGGCTTCATCGAGGACCACCGCGAGGTGATCGCCTGCCTGCGCGACACGGTCGCCGGGATGGTCGACGGCATCCGCCGGCACGCCGCCCCGGCCGTGGAGCGGCTGGACCTTCGGCTGCCCGACGTGCCCGACGAGCTCCCGGTCCTGCACTTCCGGGAGGCGCTCGCGATCGCCGGTGCCCCGGCCGACGAGCCCGACCTGAACCCCGCCCACGAGCGCGCGCTCGGCGAGTGGGCCCTGGCCGAGCACGGCTCGGACTTCGTGGTCGTCGAGGGCTACCCCACGGCCAACCGGGCGTTCTACAGCCATCCCGACCCGGCTGACCCGCACTGGTCGCGCGCCTTCGACCTGATCTTCCGCGGTATCGAGCTGGTCAGCGGCGCGCAGCGGCTGCACCGGTACTCCGACTACGTCGCCGCGCTGGAGCAGCGCGGCTACCCCTACGAGCCCTACGCGTCGTACGTCGAGGCCTTCCGCCGCGGCATCCCGCCGCACGGCGGCTTCGCGATCGGGCTGGAGCGCTGGGTGGGCCGCCTGGTCGAGGCGACCAACATCCGGGAGGTCACGTTGTTCCCCCGCGACCTGCACCGGCTGGCGCCGTAA
- a CDS encoding DUF389 domain-containing protein → MLIHLRLTLPSDLTDPVVELVRRHEWSTNVTVQRGVCVEPEGDLVEADVARERVNEVLEELHRIGACERGGVVLTTPTGTPFAAAERLERAAPGDPDDAVIWESVLAEAQAGARPTLSATAFLILAVILAAIAVILDSSILVVGAMVVGPEFSMIGAASVGLVFGRWALVVRSLRLLVLGFAVAVVVVAALSLVGRATGAITVDMVTAPRPQTDFIWHPDMWSFIVALVAGAAGALALAIHKTSTMVGVFISVTTIPAAGNLALGLAFWQGGEIVGSSEQLLINIVGMVAAGALVLAFQRVFWTRLTALADRFVDRRQRD, encoded by the coding sequence GTGCTGATCCACCTGCGCCTGACGCTGCCGTCGGACCTGACCGACCCGGTGGTCGAGCTGGTCCGGCGTCACGAGTGGAGCACCAACGTCACCGTCCAGCGTGGTGTCTGCGTCGAGCCCGAGGGGGACCTGGTCGAGGCCGACGTGGCCCGGGAGCGAGTCAACGAGGTGCTCGAGGAGCTCCACCGGATCGGTGCGTGCGAGCGAGGGGGTGTCGTTCTCACGACTCCCACGGGTACGCCGTTCGCGGCGGCCGAGCGGCTGGAGCGGGCGGCGCCGGGTGACCCGGACGATGCCGTGATCTGGGAGTCGGTGCTGGCCGAGGCCCAGGCGGGGGCGCGGCCCACGCTGTCGGCGACGGCCTTCCTGATCCTGGCCGTCATCCTGGCTGCGATCGCGGTGATCCTGGACTCCTCGATCCTCGTGGTCGGGGCCATGGTCGTCGGCCCGGAGTTCAGCATGATCGGCGCTGCCAGCGTGGGGCTGGTCTTCGGGCGCTGGGCGCTGGTGGTGCGGAGCCTGCGGCTGCTCGTGCTCGGCTTCGCGGTGGCGGTCGTCGTCGTCGCGGCCCTCTCGCTGGTCGGCCGCGCCACCGGCGCGATCACGGTCGACATGGTGACCGCGCCCCGGCCCCAGACCGACTTCATCTGGCACCCGGACATGTGGTCGTTCATCGTCGCGCTGGTCGCAGGCGCCGCAGGCGCGTTGGCCCTGGCCATCCACAAGACCTCGACCATGGTCGGCGTCTTCATCTCGGTGACCACGATCCCCGCTGCCGGGAACCTCGCGCTCGGCCTGGCCTTCTGGCAGGGCGGCGAGATCGTCGGCTCGTCGGAGCAGCTCCTGATCAACATCGTGGGCATGGTCGCCGCCGGGGCGCTGGTGCTGGCCTTCCAGCGGGTGTTCTGGACCCGGCTCACCGCGCTGGCGGACCGGTTCGTCGACCGGCGGCAGCGCGACTGA
- the chrA gene encoding chromate efflux transporter — MTSPPEQTDHPSGGGSPRTGVVPLGEATRAWFAISLQTFGGPAGQIAVMQRALVDEKRWIGQKRFLHALSFCTLLPGPEAQQLAIYVGWLLNGVAGGLIAGVLFVLPGVVALLGLSALYVSAGDTTIVTAVLAAIAPAVLLIVAQAVVRVGGRALGHPALVALAVAAFVALAAFATPFPVVVGTAAVVGWALGRWAPATMHREAPEAAAPDGSAPLIPDDALHTERPSRAHALTVVGVGLIAWAVPVGVVVAVTGRHSIFADQALFFTGAALVTFGGAYAVLAYVAQQAVQVYGWLAPGQMITGLALAETTPGPLIMVVQFVAFVGAYQHPGSLDPWVAAVLAALLTTWVTFVPCFVFVFVGAPYVERLRGNRALSAALTGIMAAVVGVIANLAIYFAVHTLFREVSTVSWGPVSLQVPSVGTLKPLAVAVAALAAVLLFRARWSVLRTLGACALLGLVAGLVELVTS, encoded by the coding sequence GTGACCAGCCCCCCGGAGCAGACCGACCACCCGAGCGGCGGTGGCTCACCGAGGACCGGGGTGGTCCCGCTCGGTGAGGCGACCCGAGCGTGGTTCGCGATCTCCTTGCAGACCTTCGGCGGCCCGGCCGGGCAGATCGCGGTCATGCAGCGCGCGCTCGTGGACGAGAAGCGGTGGATCGGCCAGAAGCGGTTCCTCCACGCGCTGTCCTTCTGCACGCTGCTGCCCGGGCCGGAGGCCCAGCAGCTCGCGATCTACGTCGGCTGGCTGCTCAACGGGGTGGCCGGTGGCCTGATCGCCGGAGTGCTGTTCGTGCTCCCGGGCGTGGTGGCGCTGCTCGGGCTGTCTGCGCTGTACGTGAGCGCGGGGGACACCACCATCGTCACCGCCGTGCTCGCCGCGATCGCGCCGGCCGTGCTGCTGATCGTCGCCCAGGCCGTCGTCCGCGTGGGTGGTCGAGCCCTGGGGCATCCCGCCCTCGTCGCGCTCGCCGTGGCCGCGTTCGTCGCCCTGGCGGCCTTCGCGACGCCGTTCCCGGTGGTCGTCGGCACGGCCGCCGTCGTCGGCTGGGCTCTGGGTCGTTGGGCACCCGCAACCATGCACCGGGAGGCGCCCGAAGCTGCCGCGCCCGACGGCTCGGCGCCGTTGATCCCGGACGACGCGCTGCACACCGAGCGTCCCAGCCGGGCCCACGCGCTCACGGTGGTCGGTGTAGGCCTCATCGCCTGGGCCGTCCCGGTGGGAGTCGTGGTCGCGGTGACAGGGCGCCACAGCATCTTCGCCGACCAGGCGCTCTTCTTCACCGGGGCCGCGCTGGTCACCTTCGGGGGCGCCTACGCGGTCCTGGCGTACGTCGCGCAGCAGGCCGTGCAGGTCTACGGCTGGCTCGCCCCCGGCCAGATGATCACCGGACTGGCCCTGGCCGAGACGACCCCGGGGCCGCTGATCATGGTCGTCCAGTTCGTGGCGTTCGTCGGCGCCTACCAGCACCCCGGGAGCCTCGACCCGTGGGTGGCTGCCGTCCTCGCGGCCCTGCTCACGACGTGGGTCACCTTCGTGCCCTGCTTCGTGTTCGTCTTCGTCGGCGCCCCCTACGTCGAGCGCCTCCGCGGCAACCGGGCGCTGTCGGCCGCGCTGACCGGCATCATGGCCGCCGTCGTGGGCGTGATCGCCAACCTGGCGATCTACTTCGCTGTGCACACGCTGTTCCGCGAGGTCAGCACCGTGTCCTGGGGGCCGGTCAGCCTCCAGGTGCCCAGCGTGGGCACGCTCAAGCCGCTCGCCGTCGCCGTCGCGGCGCTGGCCGCGGTGCTGCTCTTCCGAGCCAGGTGGTCGGTGCTGCGCACCCTCGGGGCGTGCGCCCTGCTCGGCCTCGTGGCCGGGCTCGTCGAGCTGGTCACGAGCTGA
- a CDS encoding GNAT family N-acetyltransferase → MPAPGTAHGLGPHVVGQRVVVRRRLPGQTGPSGGPAMTDVLGLCTAWADGSCVVRPESGPEVTIAWADIVSGKPVPPRASVRQRVPARDAEGHSLPMWPHVERSALGEWELRSDPAPVGRLLKRANSCLAIGEPGLPLAEAAEQVRAFYTARGRDSLVQVELGSPTEHDLADLGWRPVPGGDAHFLVSSLAMAIRSARGDGDVELVEDGPRAHVVRRVAGVEVGSGRAALDGDWLGLYSLVVEPGHRRQGHAGALVAELLEWGAERGATTVWLHVETDNQAALALYGGLGFRVHHTCRYLAP, encoded by the coding sequence GTGCCAGCGCCCGGAACCGCCCACGGCCTGGGCCCCCATGTCGTGGGCCAGCGGGTCGTCGTACGCCGGCGGCTGCCCGGACAGACCGGTCCCTCGGGTGGCCCGGCGATGACCGACGTCCTGGGCCTGTGCACGGCGTGGGCGGACGGCTCCTGCGTGGTGCGGCCCGAGAGCGGCCCGGAGGTCACGATTGCCTGGGCCGACATCGTCAGCGGCAAGCCGGTGCCGCCTCGCGCGTCGGTGCGGCAACGAGTTCCGGCCCGTGACGCCGAGGGTCACTCGCTCCCGATGTGGCCCCACGTCGAGCGGTCGGCCCTGGGCGAGTGGGAGCTGCGTTCCGACCCGGCTCCGGTGGGACGGCTGCTCAAGCGGGCCAACTCCTGCCTGGCGATCGGGGAGCCGGGGTTGCCGCTCGCCGAGGCCGCCGAGCAGGTGCGTGCCTTCTACACCGCTCGCGGCCGCGACTCCCTGGTGCAGGTCGAGCTGGGCTCCCCGACCGAGCACGATCTGGCGGACCTCGGGTGGCGGCCGGTGCCCGGGGGCGATGCGCACTTCCTGGTCTCGTCGCTGGCGATGGCGATCCGGTCCGCCCGGGGGGACGGAGACGTCGAGCTGGTCGAGGACGGCCCACGAGCTCACGTCGTACGACGCGTGGCGGGCGTCGAGGTCGGGTCGGGCCGGGCCGCGCTGGACGGGGACTGGCTCGGCCTGTACAGCCTGGTCGTCGAGCCCGGGCACCGGCGCCAGGGCCATGCCGGTGCCCTGGTCGCCGAGCTGCTCGAGTGGGGCGCCGAGCGGGGCGCCACCACGGTCTGGCTGCACGTCGAGACCGACAACCAGGCAGCGCTGGCGCTGTACGGCGGCCTGGGGTTCCGCGTGCACCACACCTGTCGCTACCTGGCGCCCTGA
- the fdxA gene encoding ferredoxin, with translation MTYVIAQPCVDLKDRACVDECPVDCIYEGKRMLYIHPDECVDCGACEPVCPVEAIFYEDDTPEEWKGYYDANVHFFDDLGSPGGAAKLGEIDHDHALVAALPPQEHDE, from the coding sequence GTGACCTACGTCATCGCCCAGCCGTGTGTCGATCTGAAGGACCGCGCCTGTGTCGACGAGTGTCCCGTCGACTGCATCTACGAGGGCAAGCGGATGCTCTACATCCACCCCGACGAGTGCGTCGACTGCGGTGCCTGTGAGCCCGTGTGCCCGGTCGAGGCCATCTTCTACGAGGACGACACCCCGGAGGAGTGGAAGGGCTACTACGACGCCAACGTCCACTTCTTCGACGACCTCGGCTCGCCCGGCGGCGCCGCCAAGCTCGGCGAGATCGACCACGACCACGCCCTGGTCGCGGCGCTCCCGCCGCAAGAGCACGACGAGTGA
- the dapC gene encoding succinyldiaminopimelate transaminase, protein MVARSRDHSRRPVSQRLPDFPWDQLTSSAARARAHPDGIVDLSVGTPVDPTPDVVRRALEGASDSPGYPQTIGLTATRQAAVDWLGRRHGVTGLDVDGVLPVIGTKELIATLPTHLGLGEGDLVVFPELAYPTYAVGAALAGARALATDALTTLGPERVSLLWLNSPSNPTGRVLPVAHLRKVVDWCRERGTLLVSDECYLECAWEAAPVSVLHPDVCGGSHEGILAVHSLSKRSNLAGYRCGFVAGDPTVVAELLAVRKNLGLMQPGPQQVAMAAALSDDDHAVEQHARYASRRTTLRSALEGSGFRIDHSEASLYLWATRDQDCWETVADLAELGILVAPGSFYGPAGGRHVRVALTATDERVAAAAARLTADA, encoded by the coding sequence ATGGTCGCGCGGAGTCGAGACCATTCCCGGAGACCCGTGTCGCAGCGCCTGCCCGACTTCCCCTGGGACCAGCTGACGTCGTCCGCCGCGCGGGCGCGCGCACACCCTGACGGCATCGTCGACCTGTCGGTCGGCACCCCGGTCGACCCCACGCCCGACGTCGTACGACGTGCCCTGGAGGGTGCCTCCGACTCCCCGGGCTACCCGCAGACGATCGGTCTGACCGCGACCCGGCAGGCGGCCGTCGACTGGCTCGGCCGCCGCCACGGCGTCACCGGGCTCGACGTCGACGGCGTGCTCCCGGTGATCGGCACCAAGGAGCTGATCGCCACCCTGCCGACCCACCTCGGACTGGGTGAGGGCGACCTCGTCGTGTTCCCCGAGCTGGCCTACCCGACCTACGCCGTCGGCGCCGCCCTGGCCGGCGCCCGGGCCCTGGCCACCGACGCACTGACCACCCTCGGACCCGAGCGCGTCTCCCTGCTCTGGCTGAACTCGCCGTCCAACCCGACCGGCCGGGTGCTACCGGTGGCCCACCTGCGGAAGGTCGTGGACTGGTGCCGCGAGCGCGGCACGCTGCTGGTCAGCGACGAGTGCTACCTCGAGTGCGCGTGGGAGGCCGCGCCGGTCTCGGTGCTGCACCCCGACGTGTGCGGCGGGTCCCACGAGGGGATCCTGGCCGTCCACTCGCTCTCCAAGCGATCCAACCTGGCCGGCTACCGCTGCGGCTTCGTGGCCGGAGACCCGACGGTCGTCGCCGAGCTGCTCGCCGTGCGCAAGAACCTCGGGCTGATGCAGCCCGGTCCGCAGCAGGTGGCGATGGCCGCTGCGCTCTCCGACGACGACCACGCCGTCGAGCAGCACGCCCGCTACGCGTCACGTCGTACGACGTTGCGCAGCGCGCTGGAGGGCTCAGGCTTCCGGATCGACCACTCCGAGGCCTCGCTGTACCTCTGGGCGACCCGTGACCAGGACTGCTGGGAGACCGTCGCCGACCTGGCCGAGCTCGGCATCCTCGTCGCCCCGGGTTCGTTCTACGGCCCGGCCGGCGGCCGTCACGTCCGGGTCGCCCTCACCGCCACCGACGAGCGGGTCGCTGCCGCTGCCGCCCGGCTGACGGCGGATGCCTGA
- a CDS encoding PstC family ABC transporter permease, translating into MTVLPAPTRPADGPTTPRKVSRKATGGDAVFVGGFRAIGTSVLVITGGIGVFLALQSVPTLRHYGLGFFSVHQGWNFDTDQVSVASLLVGTIEVALIAISIAFPLALATALYISEYAPPRIQATLVAGVDLMAAVPSIVYGLWGRDLIQPHAGTVAMFVDRHVGPLAVHGDALTGLLVLMSTSAAIWLVLRWAAQVKARWAQVPLYVALAAAVALVPVCLTVNADPNAANIAAEQSSFQKSAFIAGIAVAMMVLPMACAIMRQVFSQTPPGEKEAALALGSTKWGMIRAVVLPFGKGGIIGGTMLGLGRALGETIAVLLIINQVFEIKPNVLETGTATVSSTIAAQFGEATGIQLKALLTAGFVLFMITLVVNTLAAIVVNRSRSGTETS; encoded by the coding sequence ATGACGGTCCTCCCGGCACCGACCCGGCCGGCGGACGGTCCGACGACGCCGCGCAAGGTGTCCCGGAAGGCGACCGGCGGCGACGCGGTCTTCGTCGGTGGCTTCCGCGCGATCGGCACCTCCGTCCTCGTCATCACCGGAGGCATCGGCGTCTTCCTGGCGCTGCAGTCGGTGCCCACGCTGCGCCACTACGGGCTGGGCTTCTTCAGCGTCCACCAGGGCTGGAACTTCGACACCGACCAGGTCAGCGTCGCCTCCCTGCTGGTCGGCACCATCGAGGTCGCCCTGATCGCGATCTCGATCGCCTTCCCGCTCGCGCTGGCGACCGCCCTGTACATCAGCGAGTACGCGCCGCCCCGGATCCAGGCGACGCTGGTCGCCGGCGTCGACCTCATGGCCGCGGTCCCGTCGATCGTCTACGGGCTCTGGGGTCGCGACCTGATCCAGCCGCACGCCGGGACGGTGGCGATGTTCGTCGACCGCCACGTCGGGCCGTTGGCCGTGCACGGCGACGCGCTGACGGGGTTGCTGGTGCTGATGTCCACCAGTGCGGCGATCTGGCTCGTGCTGCGCTGGGCGGCCCAGGTCAAGGCCCGCTGGGCCCAGGTCCCGTTGTACGTCGCCCTGGCCGCCGCCGTGGCCCTGGTCCCGGTCTGCCTGACCGTGAACGCCGACCCGAACGCCGCGAACATCGCCGCGGAGCAGTCGTCGTTCCAGAAGAGCGCCTTCATCGCCGGCATCGCGGTGGCGATGATGGTGCTCCCGATGGCCTGCGCGATCATGCGCCAGGTCTTCAGCCAGACCCCTCCGGGCGAGAAGGAGGCCGCGCTGGCGCTCGGCTCCACCAAGTGGGGCATGATCCGCGCCGTCGTCCTGCCATTCGGCAAGGGCGGGATCATCGGCGGCACCATGCTCGGCCTGGGCCGGGCGCTGGGCGAGACGATCGCGGTCCTGCTGATCATCAACCAGGTCTTCGAGATCAAGCCCAACGTCCTCGAGACCGGCACCGCGACGGTGTCCTCGACGATCGCGGCCCAGTTCGGTGAGGCCACCGGCATCCAGCTCAAGGCCCTGCTCACCGCGGGCTTCGTGCTGTTCATGATCACGCTGGTCGTCAACACGCTGGCCGCGATCGTGGTCAACCGCAGCCGCTCCGGGACCGAGACCTCATGA
- the pstA gene encoding phosphate ABC transporter permease PstA, with protein MTALLEVTETPAPPRTVLPERPHDDEAAVPRTSLGALPLENRFLTWGARLAALGLSWVIVERLLPVSGLGWFVVVAALCNVTLLAAGTFVFDNPVAVADRVVQWVVTTGAVIVFGTLASVLVFVFKRGWPALHHWNFFTQTMHTTLPDAPYNQGGVLHSIVGTLIELGIAIAITLPLGIGTAVYVNEVGGRLARVIRTVVEAMTALPSIVAGLFIYSLWIIILHEPRSGFAGALAIGVMMLPIIARASEVVLRVVPGSLREASLALGASRWRTTWHVVLPTARPGLATALILAVARGIGETSPVLIASGYATFMVTQPLHGVMSSLPLSVYNSVIAPEPQAVVRGYATAAVLLMLVLILFVIARLLARPPSTKPSVWRRLRASFDGVPRRARSATSTAPLTETEVSP; from the coding sequence ATGACGGCGCTGCTCGAGGTGACCGAGACCCCCGCTCCGCCGCGGACCGTCCTGCCGGAACGTCCCCACGACGACGAGGCGGCGGTCCCGCGCACCTCGCTGGGCGCGCTGCCCCTGGAGAACCGGTTCCTGACGTGGGGCGCCCGCCTCGCCGCGCTCGGCCTGTCCTGGGTGATCGTGGAGCGGCTGCTCCCGGTCAGCGGCCTGGGCTGGTTCGTGGTCGTCGCCGCTCTGTGCAACGTGACCCTCCTCGCCGCCGGCACGTTCGTCTTCGACAACCCGGTCGCGGTCGCCGACCGGGTCGTGCAGTGGGTCGTCACCACCGGCGCCGTGATCGTCTTCGGCACTCTGGCGTCGGTCCTGGTCTTCGTCTTCAAGCGCGGCTGGCCGGCCCTGCACCACTGGAACTTCTTCACCCAGACCATGCACACGACACTGCCGGACGCGCCGTACAACCAGGGCGGCGTGCTGCACTCCATCGTCGGGACGCTGATCGAGCTGGGCATCGCGATCGCGATCACCCTGCCGCTGGGGATCGGGACGGCGGTCTACGTGAACGAGGTGGGTGGCCGGCTGGCCCGGGTGATCCGCACCGTCGTCGAGGCGATGACCGCGCTGCCGTCTATCGTGGCCGGCCTCTTCATCTACTCGCTGTGGATCATCATCCTGCACGAGCCGCGCTCGGGCTTCGCCGGAGCGCTCGCCATCGGCGTGATGATGCTGCCGATCATCGCCCGTGCCTCCGAGGTCGTGCTGCGCGTCGTGCCCGGCAGCCTGCGGGAGGCCTCGTTGGCGCTGGGCGCCAGCCGGTGGCGGACCACCTGGCACGTCGTCCTGCCGACCGCACGGCCCGGTCTCGCGACCGCGCTGATCCTGGCCGTGGCCCGGGGCATCGGCGAGACCTCGCCGGTGCTGATCGCCTCCGGCTACGCGACGTTCATGGTCACCCAGCCGCTGCACGGCGTGATGAGCTCCCTGCCGCTCTCGGTCTACAACAGCGTGATCGCGCCCGAGCCGCAGGCGGTGGTGCGCGGTTACGCCACTGCGGCGGTGCTGCTGATGCTGGTCCTGATCCTCTTCGTGATCGCCCGGCTCCTGGCCCGCCCGCCCTCCACCAAGCCGTCCGTGTGGCGGCGCCTCCGTGCGTCGTTCGACGGCGTGCCACGTCGCGCCCGGTCGGCGACCTCGACCGCCCCCCTCACCGAGACCGAGGTATCCCCGTGA
- a CDS encoding substrate-binding domain-containing protein, which translates to MKTRLLRPAVLRSVAVALGLGLVTLFVAAPAGAGTEYAEIEGSGSTWAYGIIAPWIAQVQSAYGMQITFNQSGSSQGRKDFANGVTDFGDSDIPYQGVDPTTGQTDASSRPYAYAPVVAGGTAFTYHLTVGGHLVDNIRLSGETITKIFTNKITNWADPQITKENGGHAFPSETIKPVVRSDGSGATAQFTLWMDKQYPALWRPFNGGKAGLTSIFPRQGSQIAVAQDAGVMNTIKGSGGEGEIGYTEYSYPLQAHYPVVYVENRAGYYVQPTQYNVAVALTQARIIGCTNNGSCSPNGVPANSYLTQNLDGVYTYKDARTYPLSSYSYMIIPAAKADPRMTVSKRQTLADFLSYSLCTGQSLAGPYGYSPLPLNLVKAAFGQVEKLGPQAEGGAVAGVNIKNPSANLAGCNNPTFVKGNLAANHLAQVAPMPLACQKATSQPCGDSTVPPGTNGGSTPSGGTSPTSAPTGSTPTGTTGPATAAGGTAPDGGAAPDGGTAPVTNADGTVTTAEGATGATTTPTATVLAAQRQSDTAIWGWTAVLELLAIVLLPGLYVAWTRRQRGVR; encoded by the coding sequence GTGAAGACCCGCCTGCTCCGTCCCGCCGTCCTCCGCTCCGTCGCCGTGGCCCTGGGCCTGGGCCTGGTGACCCTGTTCGTCGCCGCACCCGCCGGCGCCGGGACCGAGTACGCCGAGATCGAGGGCTCGGGCTCGACCTGGGCCTACGGGATCATCGCCCCCTGGATCGCGCAGGTGCAGTCCGCCTACGGCATGCAGATCACCTTCAACCAGTCCGGCTCCTCGCAGGGCCGCAAGGACTTCGCGAACGGGGTCACCGACTTCGGCGACTCCGACATCCCCTACCAGGGCGTCGACCCGACGACCGGGCAGACCGATGCCAGCAGCCGCCCGTACGCCTACGCCCCCGTGGTCGCCGGCGGTACGGCGTTCACCTACCACCTCACGGTGGGCGGCCACCTCGTCGACAACATCCGGCTGTCGGGGGAGACGATCACCAAGATCTTCACCAACAAGATCACGAACTGGGCCGACCCGCAGATCACCAAGGAGAACGGCGGCCACGCCTTCCCGTCGGAGACGATCAAGCCGGTCGTCCGCTCGGACGGCTCCGGCGCCACTGCCCAGTTCACGCTCTGGATGGACAAGCAGTACCCGGCCCTGTGGCGGCCGTTCAACGGTGGCAAGGCCGGCCTCACCTCGATCTTCCCGCGTCAGGGCAGCCAGATCGCGGTGGCCCAGGACGCCGGCGTGATGAACACGATCAAGGGCTCCGGCGGTGAGGGGGAGATCGGCTACACGGAGTACTCCTACCCGCTCCAGGCCCACTACCCGGTGGTGTACGTCGAGAACCGGGCCGGCTACTACGTGCAGCCCACGCAGTACAACGTGGCGGTCGCCCTGACCCAGGCCCGGATCATTGGCTGCACCAACAACGGCTCGTGCAGTCCGAACGGCGTCCCCGCCAACAGCTACCTGACGCAGAACCTCGACGGCGTCTACACCTACAAGGACGCGCGGACCTACCCGCTCTCGTCGTACTCCTACATGATCATCCCGGCCGCCAAGGCCGACCCCCGGATGACGGTGTCGAAGCGACAGACGCTGGCCGACTTCCTCAGCTACTCGCTGTGCACCGGGCAGAGCCTGGCCGGCCCGTACGGCTACTCCCCGCTGCCGCTGAACCTCGTGAAAGCGGCCTTCGGCCAGGTCGAGAAGCTCGGACCCCAGGCGGAGGGCGGCGCCGTCGCCGGCGTGAACATCAAGAACCCGTCGGCCAACCTGGCGGGCTGCAACAACCCGACCTTCGTCAAGGGCAACCTGGCGGCCAACCACCTGGCCCAGGTCGCCCCGATGCCGCTGGCCTGCCAGAAGGCGACCAGCCAGCCGTGTGGCGACTCGACCGTGCCGCCGGGGACGAACGGCGGCTCCACGCCGAGCGGCGGCACCTCGCCGACCTCGGCGCCCACGGGGAGCACCCCCACCGGCACCACCGGCCCGGCGACTGCGGCGGGCGGCACCGCGCCGGACGGCGGAGCAGCGCCGGACGGGGGCACGGCCCCGGTCACCAACGCCGACGGCACGGTGACGACGGCGGAGGGCGCGACCGGCGCCACCACCACCCCGACCGCCACCGTGCTGGCCGCCCAGCGGCAGTCCGACACCGCGATCTGGGGCTGGACCGCCGTCCTCGAGCTCCTCGCGATCGTGCTGCTGCCCGGTCTCTACGTCGCCTGGACCCGTCGCCAGCGGGGTGTGCGATGA